One Thermoanaerobacter pseudethanolicus ATCC 33223 genomic window, ACTATGAGGAATTTCATTTGCATACCACCATCTAATCCAACTCAAAAGTAAATCTTTTTTCGTAATTTTACTATCAGTAGAATTAGATTGTGTACCCTTTAAATCATCCTTAGCTTCTATGTTTTCCATCATATGCCATTTACCTCCTCTTTAGATTTCTTGCCCTTCAACCTGTGAATGTGTAACAAGTACATATAGATAAGCTATTATTCCTCCTAAAATTGCGTATGTCACAGTATTGACATTAAGCGGCTTTAAAATTACAGCCATAAAATAAGCTAAAAGAAAGAACACAAGAAATTTTCTTTTTCCTATTACAGTTAGTGTTAACGCAATTCCTAATGCAGGTAGTCCTCCTCCAACAACATTTAACACATGAAATGCCTTTCCAACAGTTAATGTTTTTACTAAATCAGCTATTAGAGGTGTTCCTTTATAAAGTGCAATAAACATTAGTGGAAAGAACAGAACCAAACTTACAAGTATAGGAAGTACAATAATGCTTAAAGTTAATCCTTTTTCATTAAGCTCATCCGCATATTTATCGGTTAAACGAATGATAAATGTATTAATAAAAAATCTTAGAGAATAAAGATAAGAACCTAAAAGTCCTACAGGAACAGCTATAGCAATTGCTGCTTCTGGAGTTAGGCCTCCTAAAATAGCAACCGGTACTGCTATAGCAGTCGCTACAGCAGGTTCACTTGGCATAGCACCTCCTGGAGCAATTAAGCCCATATAAATTAATTGAATGGCAGCTGTAATAGTCATCGCTGTTGGAATATCATGCATAACTATCCCAACTATTAAGCCTGTCATCAAAGGACTAAAACGAAGCATTAATGTAGAGTAACCAAGAGCACGTGCCTCTACTATTGCTATCCATAAAGCTATCAAAGCTGCCTGTGAAATACTTAAACTCATTTGCATTTTTCATTTCCCCCTATCTCGTATAATATAATTTTGGAAATTTCTGGCTAAAGCTTCAGGCTTTAAGCAGAAAAATATTATCTTCTGGTATTATTGTATAACTGTTAACAAGAACTTGGAATCTCTAGCTTACCTCTGTAGAGCCTTCTTTGTTATTACTCGAGTTAGACTGTATTCCCTCCAACTGTCTGCTATTTTTTTACTCGTATGCTGTTTCACCTCTCTTTCTTCACAAACTAAGTGAATTCTTCTCAATTACCTTAATACCATCAACACCAACTTTGTATATGTTATTTATCAGTTCTTTTGTGTCACATGCATTAAGTGAAGACAGCAATTCTATAAGCATAGGCATGTTAACTCCTGTTATAACTTTTACATCGTAATTTTTCATAACATAAAGTGCAACATTAAATGGACTTCCCCCAAATAAATCCACAGCAATTATTACTTCCTTGTTCTCTCTTAGCTTTTCTCTAACAATCTTTTCAACTTCAGCTCTTAAAAGCTCGATATTATCCCCTAAATTAAGTCCCAAGGCTAACACATTTTCCTGTTTTCCCATAATCACCTCAATTCCGTTTAATAATCCTTTCCCAAAATTTCCATGTGTAATAATTAGTACGAATTTTTCTTTCACTACTACACCTCCGCTTTGCTAATATCTTTAACTTTGAATTTTAAAATACTTCTTTGAAACTTTTTTAAAAGTTGATGTTAACTATACTTTATTTTAAATTTTTATCTGCTTCTTTATAATGCAAAAAGCATGCCAAATAGTGTACTAACTATTCAGCATGCTTTGATTAATTACACATTTAACTCTGCTACTCTATCTTTTATAATATCATATATCAGCCTTATTTCTGATGTAGGAATTTCAATTTTGTACATCTCTTCTATGACACTAAAAGAAGATTTAACGAAATTTATGAACTGTCTATGACACTGTTCAAACTCTTCTAAACTACTGTAAAACACAATGGGCTCTTTCATTACTAATCTTTCAATCATTACACTAACGTGTATATATAAGCTTATTTTTAAATCATTTGAAAGCCTCACACCAATGAATCTTTCTAAATCGGAAATAGCTTTTTCAACTTGAGCAATTATTTTATCAGGATTTAATATTGTCAAATGATGTAACACATTTTGCAAAGAAAAAAGTCTGACTATCGTTTGATTGATTCGCTGAATTTTTTCAGCATCCGCAACCCCTCTTAAAACTTTACTCAATAGTACATCGCCCTTTCCAGCAATCAAATCTTCTAACGACAAATAAGGTATTTCTTTTATGCCAGGATCTGCTGTACCAATAATTAATTTAACATTAAAGTCTTTAAATATCTCGTCTTTTACACCATTACCTTTAAGTCTATTATAATCGTACGCAATTATTTCAATATCTTCATTTACAAAGCATTCTTTTAAAAGTTCTTTTATTTTTACAGCAGTTCCTATTCCCGTTATACAAGTAGCAATAATAGCATTTCTTTTATTTTTTTGCGACTTAATGAGTTTATAACTACTGCTATTTCTTTGGATTGATTCTGTAACAATTTGTTCTATAGGCTGATTTTGCATTATCTTGTTGCCAACGTCTAAAGCCAATTGAGTAGTAATATTATTAATAATTGCTATGTCTCCCTCGACAATGTCAGTCAAAGACTTGTATATCTCCTCTAAAGAACCCATATCAACCAATATAATGATTCCTTTGGAGGTATCTATATTCTTTAAATAATCTTGAACTTTTAGCATAATTTCCTGTGTTGACATCTCAATTGGCATATCAAAAGCTTCAAAAACAAACTGTCCCAAAAGCCTATTGGCGACGCTGGCTATGCTACTGGCAGTTGAATAACCATGGGCTATTATTATAGAATTTATGAGATTTGTATTGTCACTTTTATTTAAACTTTTAATATAAAGCGTAAAATAAATTACAGCTATTTGGTTGAGCTTGACGTCCAGGTTAACTTCAATAAGTTCTACCATTTTATTAGCTATTATAAACTCTTTGGGAAAAACATTTTTCAAAACTCTGTATACCATTTTTATATTCTCAGAATACTTCTCGTAAGTTACATCGCTTAATAAATAATTAATAAAATGCGTCAATACTAAAACTGAATTACCATAATATTTAATCCCATACATATTTTGTATTATATTTAACACATTCTCCACTACGCTTTTGATAGCATTGAAAACTATCGAATCTATATAAGTATTGTCATTTTTAAAAATTATTTTATCTGTAAATTCATTCAAATAAATTAAAGCGTCTTTTTTAAAAGTATCCTCACTTATTTCTTTGCTGCTATATCTCTCAAATAGTTCAAATAGCTTGTTCACTACCTCATAAACCTCTCTATCGTCTCCTTTATCCCATGTTAAATCTTCATCTTTCCTATTGTGAGAAATTAACATGCCGTTAAAGTGAAAATTACTTTTTATTATATCTAAATCAGCCTGCATTTCTCTCGGCAGGTCATATAGATGGATTCGCAATATATTTGTCTTCTCTCTTATGACATGGTTATAGGCTTGAGCACAGCTGTATTTTATGACATTCATAAGCTGGCCAATGTTGCCGGATATTTTGGTCTTAAGAAGAACATTCAATACTTGCTTGCTTATTAAAATATCCATTCCCAGATTTTTTGCCTCATTTTTGTAAAAGTTATAGATAAGTTGTAACCTTTCATGTAAAGGTCTGTCATAAAGGGAAGGAATATTTACAACTAATGGGATTCTTCTTAAAAAAGTCTTTGTAAGAGTTTGCTCAGGGTCTTCTGTTGTAGCAAAAATAAACCTCACTTTCGCCGTTCTCCAATTGCCTGTCTCACCAAGCCTTCTAA contains:
- a CDS encoding sigma 54-interacting transcriptional regulator; its protein translation is MTNKERVFNLIKDLSKDINIKEKKGLTAQEIAKKLNLRRNVASHLLNELYKEGKIIKINTRPVYFLDKEVYEKKAKEFKETAKTLDSTVKVSNDDPFTKLIGYNGSLKTQVKLCKSAASYPPNGLPILLIGNTGVGKSFIAQLIYEYAKSINAIDENAPYVIFNCAEYANNPELLSANLFGYVKGAFTGADKDKPGLLEEADGGYLFLDEVHRLPPEGQEKLFLFLDKGIFRRLGETGNWRTAKVRFIFATTEDPEQTLTKTFLRRIPLVVNIPSLYDRPLHERLQLIYNFYKNEAKNLGMDILISKQVLNVLLKTKISGNIGQLMNVIKYSCAQAYNHVIREKTNILRIHLYDLPREMQADLDIIKSNFHFNGMLISHNRKDEDLTWDKGDDREVYEVVNKLFELFERYSSKEISEDTFKKDALIYLNEFTDKIIFKNDNTYIDSIVFNAIKSVVENVLNIIQNMYGIKYYGNSVLVLTHFINYLLSDVTYEKYSENIKMVYRVLKNVFPKEFIIANKMVELIEVNLDVKLNQIAVIYFTLYIKSLNKSDNTNLINSIIIAHGYSTASSIASVANRLLGQFVFEAFDMPIEMSTQEIMLKVQDYLKNIDTSKGIIILVDMGSLEEIYKSLTDIVEGDIAIINNITTQLALDVGNKIMQNQPIEQIVTESIQRNSSSYKLIKSQKNKRNAIIATCITGIGTAVKIKELLKECFVNEDIEIIAYDYNRLKGNGVKDEIFKDFNVKLIIGTADPGIKEIPYLSLEDLIAGKGDVLLSKVLRGVADAEKIQRINQTIVRLFSLQNVLHHLTILNPDKIIAQVEKAISDLERFIGVRLSNDLKISLYIHVSVMIERLVMKEPIVFYSSLEEFEQCHRQFINFVKSSFSVIEEMYKIEIPTSEIRLIYDIIKDRVAELNV
- a CDS encoding PTS mannose/fructose/sorbose/N-acetylgalactosamine transporter subunit IIC, with protein sequence MQMSLSISQAALIALWIAIVEARALGYSTLMLRFSPLMTGLIVGIVMHDIPTAMTITAAIQLIYMGLIAPGGAMPSEPAVATAIAVPVAILGGLTPEAAIAIAVPVGLLGSYLYSLRFFINTFIIRLTDKYADELNEKGLTLSIIVLPILVSLVLFFPLMFIALYKGTPLIADLVKTLTVGKAFHVLNVVGGGLPALGIALTLTVIGKRKFLVFFLLAYFMAVILKPLNVNTVTYAILGGIIAYLYVLVTHSQVEGQEI
- a CDS encoding PTS sugar transporter subunit IIA, whose amino-acid sequence is MKEKFVLIITHGNFGKGLLNGIEVIMGKQENVLALGLNLGDNIELLRAEVEKIVREKLRENKEVIIAVDLFGGSPFNVALYVMKNYDVKVITGVNMPMLIELLSSLNACDTKELINNIYKVGVDGIKVIEKNSLSL